GCGCATGTGTGTTCCTGAGCTTCTCTCTTTGGTTAGTTCTGATAATAATGAGGAAGCAGTAGAGGAGGATACAAACTATGAAATTGAGCTTAATTCTTATTTGGAGCTTAAGGATTTTATTTCTAAAATAGATATCAACAATACTACTCCTTTTCAGGCGATAGATTTACTTAATCAGATAATTGCAAAGATTAAGGCATAGATGTTTTAATGTGGAATTGGGTTGTTTTAAAAAGTGTATTTCTTCCCTTTTGCTCTTGCTGTAGTAAAAAGTATGTTTATTCCTATGCTCTTTGCAAGAGTTGCTTTGAATCTTTTAATTTTGATATTAGATCAAAAGACGATATTTTATATTTTTTTGAATATAGAGATGAATATAAGAAATTGGTTTTATCTTATAAAGAAGACGGACAAAAATCACTTGGACAGTTTTTTGCGGCAGAGATTTTGAAATTTTTGAAGAATATTGATTTTGATCTGGCGGTCAGTGTTCCTTGTAGTTTCAAGAGAAGGGCTTTTTATGGTTTTGATCATATGGAATATATTGGAAATTTATTAGGTAGGAATGGGATAAATTATGCCAATATCTTTAAGCGAGGATTGGGCAGGAGTCAAAAGCTCTTGAGTGGAGGCTTAAGGCTTAGAAATTTAGAAAATCAAATTAAATTAAAATTAAGGTATAAAAATATTGAGCTTAAAAGAATTGTACTCATTGATGACATTGTTACAACAGGATCATCTATGACTTTTTGTCAAGATATTTTAATAAGACATGGAGCTTGGAATGTGATCAAACTATCAATATTGAAAGTATAATTGATTATCACGGTCTTGACATTTATTGACATTAATGCTACTTTTAAGCTGTGTAATTATTCTATTTAAGAAGGTTCTTTTTAAAAGAGCCTTATTTGTTTTTAGGAATGTGATTGAGTAAGGCTTTTGATGATAATGAAGTTTACAATTTAATAAAGAATGTAACGGATCAGTTGGGAATTGAAATTGTAGAAATTAATGCTTTTAGGAAAAGAGATGAAGGTAGGATTCAGATAGTCCTTTATGGGGATGATGATTTTTACGTTGATAAGCTTTGTGATTTACATAAGATAATTTTGTTAGGCTTGGAATCTGTTCTTAAGTATAATTTTAGTTTGGAGATCTCTACGCCCGGAATCAATAGAAAGATTAAGAATGATAGAGAGTTTAAAATTTTTGAGGGTAAGAAGATTAAGCTAATGTTAGATAATGATTTTGAAGAAGGATTGATCTTTAAAGCAGAAACAGATGGTTTTATTTTTAAAACAGATAGTAAAGAGATAAGAGTTCTCTATAGTGATGTAAGGAAGGCTAAATTATCATAAAGGAGTCTTGGAGATGATAAAGGGTACTGGTCAAATGATTTTCAATATTGCTAGTGAGCGAGGAATGAGCGTGGAGGCTATTCGAAAGACAGTTAAGGAATCTATAGTAATAGCCTATAAGAAATATTTTGGAACGAGTGAGAATGCTTTCATTAAATTTGATGAGAATACTGGAGATTTGACGGTTTATTGTAAAAAAAGAATTGTAGAAGAAGTTAAAGATGACACACTTGAAATATTGGAAGGTGATACTAGAGAATTTCAGATAGTGGAGGATGGATACGCTTATATTGAGATTGATCCTAAGGTTTTTGATAGGCTGTCTATTCAAGTTGCGAAACAGAGAACTAAAAGTGATTTGCAAGGAATTGAAGATAATGAACTTTACTTAGAGTTTAAAAACAAGCTATATAAGATTATTATTGGATATGTTCAGCAGAATAGGAATGGAGATCTTTATGTTAATCTTGGTAGCACCGATGGTGTCATACCTAAGAAATATCAATCCCCAAGGGAAGTTTATGGCCTTAATGAAAAAATTAGGGTTCTTGTGCAGGGTGTGAAGAAGGGAAAGAATGGCATAGAAGTCATTTTATCAAGAACTCATCCTAAGTTTATTGAAGAACTTTTGACTCTTGAAATTCCTGAAATTGAAGAAGGTGTTATTAAGATTCATAAGATAGTCAGGGATCCAGGTTATAGGACTAAGATTGCTGTTTATTCTGAAAAGGAAGAGATTGATCCTGTGGGACCTTGCATTGGTCAGAAGGGTGTTAGAATTCAGTCAATAATTAAAGAACTTGAGGGCGAGAAAATAGACATCATTCCTTACTCTAAGGATATTAAAGAGTTTATTAGAGATGCTTTGACACCTGCAAAAATAGATAATGTCTATATTATTGATGAAGACTTGCATAAGGCTTTAGTAGTTGTTAGTGATGAGCAACTCTCACTTGCAATAGGTAAGATGGGGCAAAATGTTAGACTTGCAAATAGACTGCTTGATTGGGCAATTGATGTTAAGACTAATAGTCAGTTTGCGGAGATGAAAGTAAGTGGCGAATTTAAAAAAGAAACTTTTGAGATGTTTGACAAAATTATTCAAGACACTGTGCAAGAAGATGAATTTGAGGAGATAAATAAGATTAGTGAGCTTAAGGTTCTTGGGAGTGATATCGTTGATAGGTTAATTGAGGTAGGTCTTGATGAGATTGATAATTTTTTAGAGGCGAGTGAAGAAAAACTTCTTGAGCTTGGGATAAGCTATGAAAAGCAAGGTGAAATAGGTAAGATATTAAAGGAAGGCATGGTAATCATTTCCAATGATGAGGAATCTATTGAGAGAATTAAAGAAGAGGAAGAGTTGCTTTGCCCCGAATGTGGGACTGTTATTAATGAAAATATGACTTTTTGTCCAGGTTGTAAGATAGGACTCAGCTTTGAGTTTGAAGAGGAGTAGTAGTTTGTCAGAAAATAGTGATGATGATCGAAACGAAGATGAAAAAAGAATTAAAGTTGTTAAGTTGCGCAAGAAAGTAGTTAAGGTCGTAGCTCATACTGATAGAAATTTAAATAAATTCAAAAATGATTTTATTGATTCCTCGCATTATACTCAGGATAGTAGGGGATATCCTTCTGGTAGAAATTATAGTCAGGGTAGAGATAATAGAGGTGTGAGACCTGGTGGTTTGGATAGGGATAATGTTGGAAGGCAGCAACAGGATAGTAGGGGATATCCTTCTGGTAGAAATTATAGTCAGGGTAGCAATGGCTTTCAGACATTTAGACGAGTGATCAGAGCTAAGGTTACCCCTAGTGTTACTCCGGCACCTGTTGATTCTGATAGTAAGGGTCTTAATAGAAAACTTGGAGAGAAAAAAAAACAACAACAAGAAAGTCAAAAAAGTTATAAGAGGAAAAAAGAGGAAACTGAAACTAAGACAATAGAACAAAAAGTTTTTGAACAGTTACAGAAGAAGAAGAAAGAGAATCTGGTGAATCCAATTCCTAAATCAATTGATATTATGGGAACTATTACTGTTGCCGAGCTTGCAAGGAAGATGAATTTAAAATCATCAGATTTAATTGCTAAATTAATGGATTTAGGCGTTATGGCAACTATTAATGAGAAAATTGACTCTGATACTGCTACTATTTTAGTTGATGAATATGGTTCTAAGGTTAATGTTGTGTCAATTTATGATGAAACAGTGATAGAGACAGAACAGGAAGATGAGAGTAAGAGGATTGAAAAACCACCCGTTATTACGATAATGGGGCATGTTGACCATGGTAAGACTAGACTTTTATCAGTGTTGCAAAATGTTGATATAAATCAAACAGAATCTGGGGGGATTACACAACATATTGGTGCTTATACTATTAATTACAATAGCCATGAAATAACATTTCTAGATACTCCAGGTCATGAGGCTTTTACAATGATGAGAATTCGAGGTGCTCAAGTTACAGATATTGTAGTGCTTGTTGTATCAGCTGTGGATGGTGTTATGCCACAGACTATCGAGGCTATTAGTCATGCTAAGGAAGCAAAAGTTCCAATTATTGTTGCAATCAATAAGATTGATTTGCCAGATTCGAATCCGGACAGAGTTAAACATCAGCTTTCAGAATATGACTTGATTCCTGAGGATTGGGGTGGGCATACAATTTTTGTTTCAATATCAGCTCTTAAAAACATTGGCATCAAGGAACTTCTTGATATGATTATTTTACAGGCTGAAGTAATGTCATTGAAAGCAAATCCAGCTAAAAGGGCCATTGGTAGAGTACTTGATGCTAAGATTGACTTGGGGCGAGGGATAGTTTGTTCTGTTATAATTGAGGATGGAACTCTTTCTATAGGAGATTCTTTTGTTGGGGGCGTATATTATGGTAAGGTTAGGGCATTAATTAATGAGCGAGGCGTATCTGTTGGGAGTGTTGGTCCTGCGAAAGCTATTAGTGTTTTGGGTTTCTCATCAATTCCTCAGGCTGGTGATCCATTTCAGGTAACAAAAACGGAAAAAGAAGCTAAATTAATTAGTTCTAAAAGACAAGACCTTAAGAAATATGAGAATGCTCAGAACGTTAAAAAAATTACTATATCAAATCTTTATGATTCAATTAAGGATGGCGGACTAAGGGAACTTAAGATAATTTTGAAAGCTGATGTACAAGGTTCTGTTGAGGCCTTAAAACATTCTCTTGAAAAATTAACCAATAATGAGATTAGAGTAAAGGTTATTCATTCGTCAGCAGGGGCAATAACGGAGACTGATATTAGTTTTGCAGCAGCAAGTGATGCGGTTATTATTGGTTTTCATGTAAGACCTACGGTAAAAGCACAATTGCTGGCTGATCAGGAAAAAGTTGAAATTAGAAAATATAATATAATCTATGATGCAATCAATGATATTAAATCAGTTCTTGAAGGAATGCTTGAGCCGGATGTTGAACAGAAATTTATTGGATTTGCTGAGGTTCGTGCTGTTATTAGCGTTCCTAAGGTTGGCGTAGTGGCTGGATGTTACGTTTCACAAGGATTAATCAAGAGGGATGCTATAACTAATATCATGAGAGAAGGATTTCAGATACATTCTGGCAAGATTTCTTCATTAAAGAGATTTAAAGATGATGTTAAGGAAGTTGCTGCGCAATATGAGTGTGGAATTATGATTGATAATTATTCTAATATTAAGGAAGGAGATATCATTGAAGCATTTGAAATTAATAAAATAAAGAGACGGATTGGCTTGTAAGAGTTTGCTTCACTGTTTTATAGTATGGAAAAGGAAATAAAAAGATCAAAACTTGAGAGCTTGTTAGTTCAAGAGATTGGCAATTTAATAGTGACTAGGGTCATTAAAGATCCTAGAGTGCATGAGTTTTTAACTGTTGTGAGAGTTGAAGTTTCAAAAGATTTAATAAATGCTAGAGTGTTTATTGGATCTATTAAAGAAGGCGCATCCCTTGATAATGCTATTAGGGCATTAAATAATGCTAAAGGATTTATCCAAGGGGAAATTGTTAAGCGGATTAAGGTTAGGAATACTCCAAAATTAAATTTTTTAAGAGATGATACTATTTCTAAGGCATTTTATGTTAATAAAATAATTGAAGATTTAAGTATTAATAAAGAACAATAGAATTTAATGAATGGAATTATCTTATTAAATAAGAGAATTGGAACAACTTCTTATGAGGCTCTTTATCCTTTAAAGAAATATTTCTCAACAAGCCGTGTTGGGCATACAGGGACTCTTGATAAATTTGCAAGTGGGCTTTTGATTGTTCTTATTGGTAAATATACTAGGCTTTCAAATTATATTACATCTCTAGATAAGGAATATATAGCAGAGATTGAGTTTGGAATTGAGACTGATACCCTTGATCCTAATGGTAGAGTAATAAATACAACAAATTATATTCCAAGTTTAGGGGAATTAAATCTTGGCATTAAATCCTTTATAGGTGAGATTGAACAAGTTCCACCTAGGTTTTCCTCAGTTCATGTCAAAGGTAATAGAGCTTATAAGCTGGCTCTTAGTGGAGAGTCTTTTGAAATTCAGGCTAGAAAGATCAATGTGTATAATATTGAAATCTTAAGTTACAATGTTGATTTTCATATTTTGAATTTAAAAATAAATTGCTCTAAGGGAACGTATGTTAGAAGCTTAGCAAGAGACTTGGCATGTTCTTTAGGCTCATTGGCTTATGTTAAGAATCTTGAGAGGGTTAAGATTGGGGATTTTAGATTGGGTAATGCTTGTTTTGATTGTGATTTAGATAAAAATTCTTTGATAAGTTTAGAGTCTTTGAATCTTTTTGAGGTAATTTACATTGACGATAATATGATTATATCTATTAAGAATGGCGCTTATGTTGATGTTGCAATTAATTTGGATGAACTTAAGATTTTCAAATCTAGGAATGAAGAGATGTTAGCGGTAATTTGTGGCATTGGTTTAAGTAAATATAAGTATGTTATTATTTTTTGATAGTTTATTTCAAGAGTGACTTATTGATGGCATTTTTAATAAGACATGAGATTATTTAAATTAAATTTTTATTTAATAATTAACGGAATTTATCTAATTGGTGGTTTTTGTAAATTGAGGAAAAGCCTTTGATTTTTGTTATTTTAATGAAAAAATATTATAATTTAATATAAAGATTTGTAATTATAGCAAGGGGTCTGCGTTAGGCTTTGCTATGATGGTATAGGAGTCACTTTTATGCTTAGTAAGGAACAAAAGCAAAAAATAGTTTCAGAATTTGGCAAGGATACAAATGATACAGGTTCTGTTGAGGTTCAGATAGCGTTAATTACGGGTAGAATAAAGTATTTAACAGAATATTTAAGAGTAAATAAAAAAGATCACAGTTCAAAAAGAGGCTTGTTGAAGTTGGTTGGGCAGAGAAGAAGTCTGTTGAGATATTATCAGAGGAAAAATTTGGAAGCTTACAGAACCTTGATAGCTAAACTTGGGCTTAGGAAGTAATAAGGGGTTAATTTTGAGAAAAATTTTGAAGTTGAAAATAGGGAGAGAAGATTTAATTTTGGAGACAGGGTTATTGGCCAAACAGGCAAATGGAGCAGTTCTTGCGACTTATGGTGGATCTACTGTTCTTGCTACGGTTTGTTGTTCAGACTCAGTCCGTGAAGGTTTAGATTTTGTGCCTCTCTCAGTTGAATATAATGAAAAGTACTATGCTGCTGGAAAAATTCCTGGGGGTTTTATTAAGAGAGAAGGTAAGCCAAAAGATAAGGAAGTACTTGTTTCTAGGTTGATAGATAGGCCCATGAGGCCTCTTTTTGATAAGAGATTTGGGAGAGAAATTCAAGTTGTTCCAACAACTTTATCTACGGATCAGATGAATCCTCCTGATATTGTTGGGATGAATGCTGCTTTTACAGCAGTTTTTTTATCAGATATTCCATTTAGTGGTCCAATTGCGGCTGTTAGGATAGCATATTTAGATGATAAATTTATAGTAAATCCTTCTTTTGAAGAGATTCAGGATTCTATCCTTGATATTGTTGTTGCAGGGAGTTTAGATGGAATTACTATGGTTGAGGGTGGCGCTCATGAGGTTAGGGAGGAGATATTACTTGATGCAATAGATGAAGCTTATAAGTACGTTCAACAAATTTGTAATGTTCAAAAAGAGCTTGTGTCTATTATAGACCAGAGAGAAAAATTACCTCTTGCTTATGAGGCGAGAGTATTTGAATTTAGGGATGAGCTTAAAGATTTAATTTACTCTGAGCTTAAGGAAGCTTGTTTTGTAAAGGGTAAGCTTAATAGAAATCGTGCTATAAAATTACTTAAGACGAAAGCTCATGAGCATTTTTCCTCTATTGGAAAGCTTAATGATGAGAATGAAGGACTCCTTTATAAGGCCTTTGATGATTTTGAACAAGAAATTGTTAGAAAATCAATTCTTGAAGATAATCTTAGGACTGATGGTCGTACTTCTACACAAATAAGAGATATTGTTGGTGAGATTGATCTTTTAAGGAGAACTCATGGTTCTGCTCTTTTTACAAGAGGTGAGACCCAGGCGTTGGCCGTAACTACTTTGGGAACAAGTATTGATGAGCAGATAATGGACGATATTGATGGGGATAAGCGTCTTAATTTTATGCTTCATTATAATTTTCCTCCATTTTCTGTGGGAGAAACGGGTAGGCTGATGACTGGAAGGCGCGAGATTGGACATGGGCATTTGGCTCAGAGATCCTTGGAGGCTATGTTGCCTAGGAAAGATGATTTCCCATATACTATTAGAGTGGTATCTGAGGTGTTGGAGTCAAATGGATCATCATCAATGGCTACAGTATGCTCTGGGAGTATGTCTTTGATGGCTGCGGGGGTCCCCGTTAAGGAGCAGGTTGCAGGTATAGCTATGGGGCTTATTAGTGATGGCGATAGATATGTTGTTTTAAGTGATATCCTTGGTGAGGAAGACCATTTGGGTGATATGGACTTTAAGGTTGCTGGGACTAGGAATGGAATCACTGGGTTTCAGATGGACATTAAGATTGCAAATGTTACAAAGCAGTTAATGAGAGATGCTCTTGAACAGGCGAGAGCCGGCAGGATGCATATTTTATCCATTATGGATTCTGTAATTTCCAGTTCAAGGATCGATATATCTTCTAATGCGCCCAAGATTATTCAATTACAAATTGATATTGATAAAATTTCTCTTGTCATTGGGGCTACCGGCAAGACAGTTAAAGCAATTACAGATGAATTTGAAGTTAGAGTGCAAATTGAGCAAGATGGAAGAATTACTCTTTTTGGTGCTGATGATTTAAAAATGCAAAAAGCAAAGGAGAAGATAGAGAGTATTGTTAAGGAACCCAAAGTTGGCGAAATTTATGAAGGGATTGTTAAAAAGGTTAACAGTTTTGGAGCTTTCATTGAGCTTACTCCTACTAAGGAAGGGTTTTTAAGTACTCGAGCAAAACCTAGAGATGATAGATATGGGGATAGTAGAAATTCTCGATATGGCAGAGGTGGTAGGGATGGCGGAAGAGAGTCAGGAGTGCGTCCTCCAAGATTAGAAGAAGGACAGAGAGTTAAGGTTAAGGTAACTGGTATAGATAAATTTGGTAAGATTGAGCTTGAACTCGTTAGGGATTAATAATCATTATGAGATTCATATTAGGTAGTAATTTAAAAAATAGGCTTATTTTTTTAAGCTTATTTTTGTTTATTTCATGTCTTACTGATAGGGGTATTGATTTGTCTCTTGATTTTGTCAAAGATGGGAACAAATTGGAGATTGCGAAACATAATTATTTAGTGGGATTAAGAGATGATGAATCTTTTTTTTTAAGTGATGCTTTTTTAAAAGAAACCAATTCTTATTTTAGAAGTGCTAGAGAAAGTTATGCCCAAGGGAATCTTGGGATGACTAGCTATTATTTGGAAAAAATAATCACTGATGAGAAAAGTTATAGTAAGGAATTGCTTTCTAAAACCAATTTATTTTTTGGTTATGTGAATTATGATAAGGGTGTTTATGACCTTTCTGAGTATAATTTTGATTATTTTTTAAGAAACTATAAATATTCTCATGCTAGTCTTAGGGCTGCTGAACTTAAATATTTTGTTAAAGATAGAATGGGTGCAATTTCTGCATTAAGAAATATTGATGAAACTTCTATTGAATTGGAGTATGATAAAGGGATTTATAATTTTTTAAATAATAAATTTGGAGTACAGTATTTAAATTTAGAATCTTTGGGATTTCTAGATAATAGTGTTTTTGATATGTTTGTTTTGGGTAGCAATGTTTTTGTTGCAAATATATTTGGTGGCCTTTTAAGGTATGATATTAAGAGTAATGACTATAGGGTTTATATTAAAGACAAGAAAAGTATTGTTTTAAATGGACTTAGGGGGTTTGCGGAGCATAGGGGAATTATATATATTGGTGGAAATAATGCGCTTTATTACATTGATGATCTTGAAGGGGCAATTAAGCAAGTTAGGATACCTTTGGGAGTTAAGTTGAATAGTATACAAGTCTTGATGAGTGCTAAGGATGGAATATTTGTTGGTACGCTGGGTTCTGGATTGTGGTTTTATTCTGATTTAGATGAATGGACTTATATAGGACTTGGATCTAATAAAATCTCATCGATGTATCTAGATAAACGAAAAAATTTATTATTAGTGGGAACCATGGATAAGAGCATTTATAGTATTTATCTTGCTAATTTTAATGATGTTAAGCATTTAAACTTTTTTAGCAAGAGAGATAATGAGAAAAATATTAATTTTATAAAAAGTTATGGTGATAGTTATTATGTAGGGACTTATGGAGGTGGGCTTTTTAGATTAAATTTAGATGATAATACATATGTAAAATATGACGTTGACAATGATTCTAGTATTGAATATTTTCTTGACATGGATATTAGAGATAATAAATTGTTGTTTGCGACTTTTGAACATGGATTATTAATTTACGATATGATAAATAATAACTGGGATTATTTGGGGCCTCGTGATGGGCTTCTCAATTTGAATTTAATAAAAGTTTTAAGCTTTAATAACTATGTTATACTTGGCACTCTCAATAATGGTTTGGTTTTTGTAGATGAAAGTATTAAAAAACAGATATGAATCTTATATAATTATTGAATTTTGTAAGTATTTTTTAATTACTTTTTTGTTTTTTTTCTTTGTATTTTTTATAAATCAAATACTTTTTTTTATGAGGATACTTCTTCAAAATTATGTTCCATTTTTGAAAGCTTTTATTTTTGTTATATATTCTCTTCCTATGGTAATTGCACTTTCTCCTCCTTTTGCAGCTTTAATCTCTGTGGTGTTGACTATTCATAGATTTAAACTTAATAATGAAATATTAGCTTTCAGGTCAATTGGGATATCTATTTTTGATTTATTAGTTCCATTTCTTAAATTAGGGGTAATTATTGCGTTTGTATCATTTATTTCAAATGATTTTCTGCTTCCTTTGGGTTCTATTGGTAGATTGAAGATTTTTAATGAAATAAAAGAAGAAGTGCCTCATTTAGTATTAAAACCTTATTCAAGCAAGCAGTATGGAGACTTGATATTTGTATCAGGAGAAAAGTCTGATATGGGATATAAAAATGTTACTTTTTTTGATAATACTAGGCTTAAGGGTTATGACAGAATATTTATGGCAAAAGATTTGATTATTAGGAAAGAAAATTATCAGGTATATTTCATTTTAAATGATGTTTTATCAATTGCCCTAACAGATGATGAGAGTGGATTTTATGATTATTTTTATGCTGATCGAATGAAGTATTCAATTGATCAGGTCACATTTAGTAATAATTTTTTGTTAAGTTATGTAACCCCATCACAGATGAGCTTAAGAGATGTTATAAAGCTTGTTGATAATCAAGAGAAATTAATTGACGATTTAAATATACAAAATGGTTTAGAGGAAGATTTTCTAAATTTAAATTTTGCAACTACTTATTTAAATTATTTATATGATAAGAGTAAAATTTTAGATGAGATGTCTATTCTTGAAAACTTGAATTATATGTATAATTTGCAGCTAAATTATACTCCTTATGAGGATATGACCGCTAAGAGGAATTATGCTCTTTTTTCTCTGGAACTTTATCAAAAAATTAGTCTGCCAGTGTCGGTTTTATTTTTTATTTTTTTGGCTTTTGGTATGGGTATGTATTCAAATAAAAAATATTCTATCATCCTTGAGCTTGTGATTTCAATACTTATTTGTGTTGCATATTGGGTAATGTTTATTGGAGGAAAAGTTTATACTGTCCAGAATGCGCCAGATCCTTTTCTTGTTGCTGTTTTGCCAAATGTGTTATTGATCTTTGCAGGGGTTGTGCTTTTCTTGAGACTTTTAAAAAGATGAGAGTAGATAAACTTTTTGTAAAGAATATATCATTGACTTTTTTGTTTATGAATTTTCTTTTCATGATTTTAATTGTGCTTGGGGATCTATTTGTAAATCTTTTAAATTATCTTGAGAATAAGCTTAGCATTGATGATATTGTGTATGTTTATTATCTTTATCTCCCAAAATCTTTCTCAGATGGTGTAGCTTTGTCTTTCCTTTTTGCTGTTTCTAATCTTATTGGGAACCTTTCTATGAGAAATGAAATAATAGGACTTTTTAGTTGTGGAATTTCTCTTTCTAGAATATTAAAACCAATAATTATAATCAGTGTTGTAATATCAATAATTCTCTTTTTTTTTGATAATTATCTAGTCATAGATACTGTTGCTAAAAGAGATGCTTTTCTTAAAAATAGTATAGGCAGTAAAGGTTCATCGGATAGGACAGTAATTATTAGGGATTTTGCAAGAGAAATTTACAATATTCGGCATTATAATATCGATAATGATTCTATTTCTAACTTGATAATTATTTTAAGAGATACTAACGAT
The sequence above is drawn from the Candidatus Borreliella tachyglossi genome and encodes:
- the rpsO gene encoding 30S ribosomal protein S15, translated to MLSKEQKQKIVSEFGKDTNDTGSVEVQIALITGRIKYLTEYLRVNKKDHSSKRGLLKLVGQRRSLLRYYQRKNLEAYRTLIAKLGLRK
- the pnp gene encoding polyribonucleotide nucleotidyltransferase produces the protein MRKILKLKIGREDLILETGLLAKQANGAVLATYGGSTVLATVCCSDSVREGLDFVPLSVEYNEKYYAAGKIPGGFIKREGKPKDKEVLVSRLIDRPMRPLFDKRFGREIQVVPTTLSTDQMNPPDIVGMNAAFTAVFLSDIPFSGPIAAVRIAYLDDKFIVNPSFEEIQDSILDIVVAGSLDGITMVEGGAHEVREEILLDAIDEAYKYVQQICNVQKELVSIIDQREKLPLAYEARVFEFRDELKDLIYSELKEACFVKGKLNRNRAIKLLKTKAHEHFSSIGKLNDENEGLLYKAFDDFEQEIVRKSILEDNLRTDGRTSTQIRDIVGEIDLLRRTHGSALFTRGETQALAVTTLGTSIDEQIMDDIDGDKRLNFMLHYNFPPFSVGETGRLMTGRREIGHGHLAQRSLEAMLPRKDDFPYTIRVVSEVLESNGSSSMATVCSGSMSLMAAGVPVKEQVAGIAMGLISDGDRYVVLSDILGEEDHLGDMDFKVAGTRNGITGFQMDIKIANVTKQLMRDALEQARAGRMHILSIMDSVISSSRIDISSNAPKIIQLQIDIDKISLVIGATGKTVKAITDEFEVRVQIEQDGRITLFGADDLKMQKAKEKIESIVKEPKVGEIYEGIVKKVNSFGAFIELTPTKEGFLSTRAKPRDDRYGDSRNSRYGRGGRDGGRESGVRPPRLEEGQRVKVKVTGIDKFGKIELELVRD
- the rimP gene encoding ribosome maturation factor RimP — encoded protein: MSKAFDDNEVYNLIKNVTDQLGIEIVEINAFRKRDEGRIQIVLYGDDDFYVDKLCDLHKIILLGLESVLKYNFSLEISTPGINRKIKNDREFKIFEGKKIKLMLDNDFEEGLIFKAETDGFIFKTDSKEIRVLYSDVRKAKLS
- a CDS encoding ComF family protein yields the protein MWNWVVLKSVFLPFCSCCSKKYVYSYALCKSCFESFNFDIRSKDDILYFFEYRDEYKKLVLSYKEDGQKSLGQFFAAEILKFLKNIDFDLAVSVPCSFKRRAFYGFDHMEYIGNLLGRNGINYANIFKRGLGRSQKLLSGGLRLRNLENQIKLKLRYKNIELKRIVLIDDIVTTGSSMTFCQDILIRHGAWNVIKLSILKV
- the rbfA gene encoding 30S ribosome-binding factor RbfA, with product MEKEIKRSKLESLLVQEIGNLIVTRVIKDPRVHEFLTVVRVEVSKDLINARVFIGSIKEGASLDNAIRALNNAKGFIQGEIVKRIKVRNTPKLNFLRDDTISKAFYVNKIIEDLSINKEQ
- the truB gene encoding tRNA pseudouridine(55) synthase TruB, with translation MNGIILLNKRIGTTSYEALYPLKKYFSTSRVGHTGTLDKFASGLLIVLIGKYTRLSNYITSLDKEYIAEIEFGIETDTLDPNGRVINTTNYIPSLGELNLGIKSFIGEIEQVPPRFSSVHVKGNRAYKLALSGESFEIQARKINVYNIEILSYNVDFHILNLKINCSKGTYVRSLARDLACSLGSLAYVKNLERVKIGDFRLGNACFDCDLDKNSLISLESLNLFEVIYIDDNMIISIKNGAYVDVAINLDELKIFKSRNEEMLAVICGIGLSKYKYVIIF
- the nusA gene encoding transcription termination factor NusA; this encodes MIKGTGQMIFNIASERGMSVEAIRKTVKESIVIAYKKYFGTSENAFIKFDENTGDLTVYCKKRIVEEVKDDTLEILEGDTREFQIVEDGYAYIEIDPKVFDRLSIQVAKQRTKSDLQGIEDNELYLEFKNKLYKIIIGYVQQNRNGDLYVNLGSTDGVIPKKYQSPREVYGLNEKIRVLVQGVKKGKNGIEVILSRTHPKFIEELLTLEIPEIEEGVIKIHKIVRDPGYRTKIAVYSEKEEIDPVGPCIGQKGVRIQSIIKELEGEKIDIIPYSKDIKEFIRDALTPAKIDNVYIIDEDLHKALVVVSDEQLSLAIGKMGQNVRLANRLLDWAIDVKTNSQFAEMKVSGEFKKETFEMFDKIIQDTVQEDEFEEINKISELKVLGSDIVDRLIEVGLDEIDNFLEASEEKLLELGISYEKQGEIGKILKEGMVIISNDEESIERIKEEEELLCPECGTVINENMTFCPGCKIGLSFEFEEE
- the infB gene encoding translation initiation factor IF-2; this encodes MSENSDDDRNEDEKRIKVVKLRKKVVKVVAHTDRNLNKFKNDFIDSSHYTQDSRGYPSGRNYSQGRDNRGVRPGGLDRDNVGRQQQDSRGYPSGRNYSQGSNGFQTFRRVIRAKVTPSVTPAPVDSDSKGLNRKLGEKKKQQQESQKSYKRKKEETETKTIEQKVFEQLQKKKKENLVNPIPKSIDIMGTITVAELARKMNLKSSDLIAKLMDLGVMATINEKIDSDTATILVDEYGSKVNVVSIYDETVIETEQEDESKRIEKPPVITIMGHVDHGKTRLLSVLQNVDINQTESGGITQHIGAYTINYNSHEITFLDTPGHEAFTMMRIRGAQVTDIVVLVVSAVDGVMPQTIEAISHAKEAKVPIIVAINKIDLPDSNPDRVKHQLSEYDLIPEDWGGHTIFVSISALKNIGIKELLDMIILQAEVMSLKANPAKRAIGRVLDAKIDLGRGIVCSVIIEDGTLSIGDSFVGGVYYGKVRALINERGVSVGSVGPAKAISVLGFSSIPQAGDPFQVTKTEKEAKLISSKRQDLKKYENAQNVKKITISNLYDSIKDGGLRELKIILKADVQGSVEALKHSLEKLTNNEIRVKVIHSSAGAITETDISFAAASDAVIIGFHVRPTVKAQLLADQEKVEIRKYNIIYDAINDIKSVLEGMLEPDVEQKFIGFAEVRAVISVPKVGVVAGCYVSQGLIKRDAITNIMREGFQIHSGKISSLKRFKDDVKEVAAQYECGIMIDNYSNIKEGDIIEAFEINKIKRRIGL